The genome window TCACTTCAGCCATCTATTGGATCCCAGAATGTATACAAGAAATCATTTGACAAAACTTTTTGGACTAATGAATAGTATTGCTAAAACAGCATGTACCATTTTCATATCATGTTTCTATAAGTTATTTattgattgggtttttctgggttttccccaatccttgcaacaaatgttggaccaatagttttctttttcattttagatactcccagaatattttaatttatattcacatttacattacacagtaatattttaatttatttgttaatttaaatgtatagtcaagtgtcggctgcttatagcttgacaataaataaataaataagcttaacaaatataatttgtttagctagcaataaaagaaataacaaatttttgtccgaaGCATATTGATATAAACCGAAATATTATGAGTTATTGGAGAAAAAACTCCTATATCCCCGCTTTTTAATATTGGCAAATGTTATTCATTGTGTTCTTAACTTTTCaactaaacatttattttttaatttttaaatttaaagttacgcAACAAGCCTTATTTGTAgcttttaaaagaaaatcaaaaaaccataaaaataatatttaaaattaaattaaaaataactcttaatattcatttttattgaataaatcaaaaataaatcttattgacaagttttcaattaaaaatcaaaaaaaaaaaaattgaataacttccaataaaaaattggaaataattgttaaatttcagtttttattttacaattttttacagTTACGGTCCCTGCTTACAACTTTTTgtatcacaaaaaataagtGTCGAAGCTGTATTTGATAAAGGTGTACTAATTCAAAGTAGAAAGTTGggaatcaaattcaaatacagCCAATATAGACATGTcacaaacaaatattgaaacaaGTAAGGTTAATCCAACTATCACgtgatcaaaaaaaatgttgcataccGGAATCCGAAAAAAcgttttcaaattcaatttaaccTTTTTCCGGACAGATCTGCCCAGTAAAAGTTTGTAACAGGGAAAATCGTCAGCACTGAGAGTCGATTTCCGGAAGTAGCCAGTtttgcctgtctgtctgtacgACCAGGTACTATGAGAGCTAGAGCAATCAAAATTTGGTGTCAATACTTATACGTTATGCACAcagattgaattaatttaagacaatttgcaatttctaACTAGTTCACTGTgcatgtttatatgtatgtttgtaacaaaatatattaatcttTATCGCTCAACTATGATAGCGAATAGCCTTCGGATAATAAGCTCAATAACATCTTACTActgcttacaaaaaaaagaaaacttaccTTGTGAGAACTGTATGAGCTTGCAGAGGAACTCgccaaaaatgaaattgcgCAGGAGCGTTCCGACGAGGGTTACGGGCATGCAGAGCACACCCAGCAATATATCCGATATGGCCAAGTTGAGGAGGAACAGGTTGGTAATTGTGCGCATACGACGATTCTGCATCAGCGTTGAAATTACCAAGAGATTGCCTAGCACTGCGAACAGCAGGATTCCACTGTAACTGGGTATCAACCAAACAGGCATATCGGTGGCAGAGCTGCCACTGCCGGaaccgctgttgctgctaacTCCAATGCTCAGATCTGCTTTTCTGCTTTCAGTGATCACATAAAAGTTTGTAGCATCAAGTGCATCATCGTCAAGCTCGGAGGTGGTgtttgcgttgttgttgttgttgtcattccGAAACTTGGAGCCAGCTAATCCCGGGGTCAGAGACTCGTTGAGCGAGGATAGCGTCAACGAAACAATATGACTGGCCGCACTGCGGGCGTTACTGTAATAATCGAGC of Drosophila innubila isolate TH190305 chromosome X, UK_Dinn_1.0, whole genome shotgun sequence contains these proteins:
- the LOC117793999 gene encoding trissin receptor-like, with amino-acid sequence MPTMQRVRGSSSSRVTAVIKPQQLDRRHPKTCKKKPINMYRASTEDATMIATGKGATYKALLDYYSNARSAASHIVSLTLSSLNESLTPGLAGSKFRNDNNNNNANTTSELDDDALDATNFYVITESRKADLSIGVSSNSGSGSGSSATDMPVWLIPSYSGILLFAVLGNLLVISTLMQNRRMRTITNLFLLNLAISDILLGVLCMPVTLVGTLLRNFIFGEFLCKLIQFSQGYSLS